Proteins encoded in a region of the Ancylobacter sp. SL191 genome:
- a CDS encoding MerR family transcriptional regulator, with amino-acid sequence MTEIGTSITIHRARFTAPEVEEITGVPQVVIRDWRRRKLLGRLQTEMVGRRGAYTAFDLGYLTVLHDLTSKGMAIGQALIAADVAAPLVESYAEFATSKGPDATFVGLHGSRLARYVIVAGDGEIVRAGSLGDWETFRDKEGKSASGIVIDCKALGEQIAGKAPRPVVSVERSAP; translated from the coding sequence ATGACCGAGATCGGCACCAGCATCACCATTCACCGGGCGCGCTTCACCGCCCCGGAAGTCGAGGAGATCACCGGCGTGCCGCAGGTGGTCATTCGCGACTGGCGCCGTCGCAAGCTGCTCGGCAGGCTCCAGACAGAGATGGTCGGGCGCCGCGGCGCCTATACCGCTTTCGATCTTGGCTATCTCACGGTCCTGCACGACCTGACCTCGAAGGGCATGGCCATCGGCCAGGCGTTGATCGCGGCCGATGTGGCGGCGCCGCTGGTCGAGAGCTATGCCGAGTTCGCCACTTCCAAGGGGCCCGACGCCACCTTCGTTGGCCTGCACGGCTCTCGCCTCGCCCGATACGTGATCGTGGCGGGCGATGGCGAGATCGTTCGGGCGGGCAGCCTGGGCGATTGGGAGACCTTTCGCGACAAGGAAGGCAAATCGGCCTCTGGCATTGTCATCGACTGCAAGGCCCTCGGCGAGCAGATCGCGGGCAAGGCGCCGCGTCCCGTCGTCTCCGTCGAGCGGAGCGCGCCGTGA